In Caretta caretta isolate rCarCar2 chromosome 4, rCarCar1.hap1, whole genome shotgun sequence, one genomic interval encodes:
- the LOC142071935 gene encoding uncharacterized protein LOC142071935 — MQSSSAEVTMMESQNRKRAPAWTEREVRDLIAVWGEESVLSELRSSFRNAKTFLKISQGMKDRGHNRDPKQCRVKLKELRQAYQKTREANGRSGSEPQTCRFYDELHAILGGSATTTPAVLFDSFNGDGGNTEVGFGDEEDDEEEVVDSSQQASGETGFPDSQELFLTLDLEPVPPEPTQGCLLDSAGGEGTSAACVSMITGSSPSQRLVKLRKKKKRTRDEMFSELMLSSHTDRAQTNAWRQIMSECRKAQNDREERWRAEESKWRAEESKWRAEDRAEAQRWRQRDERRQDSMLRLLQDQTSMLQCMVELQQRQLEHRLPLQPLCNQPPSSPSSIASTPRRPRTRWGGLRPTSHSPTEDCPKKRRLSFNKF, encoded by the exons atgcagagctcatcagcagaggtgaccatgatggagtcccagaatcgcaaaagagctccagcatggactgaacgggaggtacgggatctgatcgctgtttggggagaggaatccgtgctatcagaactccgttccagttttcgaaatgccaaaacctttctgaaaatctcccagggcatgaaggacagaggccataacagggacccgaagcagtgccgcgtgaaactgaaggagctgaggcaagcctaccagaaaaccagagaggcgaacggccgctctgggtcagagccccaaacatgccgcttctatgatgagctgcatgccattttagggggttcagccaccactaccccagccgtgttgtttgactccttcaatggagatggaggcaatacagaagtaggttttggggacgaagaagatgatgaggaggaggttgtagatagctcacagcaagcaagcggagaaaccggttttcccgacagccaggaactgtttctcaccctagacctggagccagtaccccccgaacccacccaaggctgcctcctggactcagcaggcggagaagggacctctg ctgcatgtgtttcaatgatcacaggatcttctccttcccagaggctagtgaagcttagaaagaaaaaaaaacgcactcgcgatgaaatgttctccgagctcatgctgtcctcccacactgacagagcacagacgaatgcgtggaggcaaataatgtcagagtgcaggaaagcacaaaatgaccgggaggagaggtggagggctgaagagagtaagtggcgggctgaagagagtaagtggcgggctgaagacagggctgaagctcaaaggtggcggcagcgtgatgagaggaggcaggattcaatgctgaggctgctgcaggaccaaaccagtatgctccagtgtatggttgagctgcagcaaaggcagctggagcacagactgccactgcagcccctctgtaaccaaccgccctcctccccaagttccatagcctccacacccagacgcccaagaacacggtggggaggcctccggccaaccagccactcccccacagaggattgcccaaaaaaaagaaggctgtcattcaataaattttaa